The genomic DNA GATcctgttgggaaaggctgctgaattGTATGCCGTTTTATTGAAGAAAGACTTTGCTTCTCTGCCCGActctgctaacaacaacaacaacaacaacaacaacaaacaacaacaattttattatttataccccagccctGACAGTAGCTGAGGTAGGAAGAAGATTCATGGTCCCCGTGGCCACTCTCAGGGGTCCTTATCAGTGTGCCCACTGCCATCATGGGGTGGAGTCTTAGAGAATCTCTGGGCAGCACCTGTGTTAAAGACATCTTGGGGCAGGACATGCTGGGACGTTTTGCATGTGTCTGCAGGTGGTGCAGCTGAAAATGGGGGCAGGTATTGGAGAGCATGCTGCCTCCTGCCTGGCAGTGGGCGCCCATCGctgagccaccccaccccacccgcagcCCGTTTCCTCGCTTCTCCCCCAGGTCGGGAAGTGCGCCAGAACCACAAAGATTGCCACCAGGTCCTCCTGGATGTGCGCCGTTCCGTTCGCCGCTTTCCTCCAGGTGAGACGGGTCTCttgcaggggaggaaggggagagaggaaggggtgggggagatgccCGTGGCAACAAGGAGGGCGATGGGCTGTGTTTGCCACCTGCCACCCACCCCTGGTTCCTGCGCAGGCATGCACGAGGAGCAGCGCCAGGCCCTCCAGGAGCAGCTGACCGATGTCATCCTCCACGTCCTGAAGACCCACCCGGAGCTGCACTATTACCAGGGCTACCACGACATCGCTGTGACCCTGCTGCTGGTCTCTGGCGAGCGCATGGCCGTTGCTCTGCTGGAGAGGCTCTCGACGCTTCATCTCAGGTACGTCACCTGGACTGGGCACAgggaagtggtggtggaggaggaggaggaggaaaacaaaccTTTTGTTGAAAGCATGGCCTTCCCCAGCATCAATGTTGTTTCTAGGGACTTTATGGACCCCACAATGGACAGCACCAAGCACATCCTCAATTACCTCATGCCTATTCTGCAGCAGGAGAGCCCTCGACTCCATGACTTCATGCAAAGGTAccttctcccccccacacacacacacacctgtgtcccagggtgggtgggtgtttgtaaAGGCATTTGGGTGTCACCGAGCCGACAGGCTATCGAGTACTCATGACTTGGGCCCGTGGGCTTCCTCATTAGGCACGTAATTAACAGTCTTAGCAGAGCAACGCAGCTTCGTCCCTGGAACGTGAGGCTTAATAAGGCTTCCGGAGTCGGTAGTTTACttctaaaaactactttattgcaaaaTATATACACATCAGCCTGGAGCACATTCTTCCTGCATTGTGCTCTGAGCTCACATACAAAAGAACTGCGACACAGAGAAAAACAACAGTACTACAATGTCAACATCCAGCTGTAGGAACGTCACATCCTCTtcaggtttaaccctgtgttaacctgttaCTCCAACAGTTTGTGCAATCAGATATAAGCAGGGAAGGGtgaaaggtaaaataaaataaaacggggGCATTTGCAAAGCTGTAGGTGGGTTTGGGTGTGAGGGCAGGTTCCAAAACGACAGAGACCAaggccttcttagtggtggctcCTTCTCTTTGCTTCCGCTTGCAGAGCTGAGGTGGGGACCATCTTCGCCCTGAGCTGGCTGATCACCTGGTACGGCCACGTCCTTGCCAACTTCCAGCACATCCTTCGCCTCTATGATTTCTTCCTGGCCTCCCACCCTCTCATGGCAGTTTACTTTGCCGCTGCGGTAAGTCAGACTGGAGGCACGATGGGCAGGGGCCGCTATGGCGCAGCAGAGGGAGGtttcctcttggggggggggggggggttctctttgGTGCCCCCACCCACTTTCAGAGCTTTCTTACGGctatggggtgtgggtgtgtcttCATGGCTGTGGTCAATAGTGGAGTTTAGCACTCCAATTTAGCATCCCGAGAGTTTAACCTTGTAAAAAAGCCTTTGCCAATCTAGTGCCCTCCGGGTGCtaagaggcaacatgacagaAGTTTGTAAAATGATGCCTGGCAAGGGGAAAGTGGACAGAAATAAAAGTTTATTCTCCtgttctcataatactagaactcacattacaggttggtagccgtgttggtctgccatagtcaaaacaaaataaaaaataaaaaacattccttccagtagcaccttaggaccaactaagtttgttcttggtatgagctttcgtgtgcatgcacacttcttcagatacctgcatgcacacgaaagctcataccaagaacaaacttagttggtctctaaggtgctcctggaaggaatttttttattttttattttgttttgactagaacTCACGGACAACtcatgaaactgaatgttgaaagattcaggccagatttaaaaaaagccttatccacacagcacatagttaaactctggaactccctcccacatgagtcagggatggccaccaacctaggtgTCTTCAAAAGAGGatgaggcagattcatggaggaggaggaagagagggctgtcaatggcttctagccaggatagctctgctctgcttccacggctggaggcagccgtgcttctgaatcccattcctggaaaccccaggaggggagagttgctctggtGCTCAGATCCTctttgtgggttttccacaggcatctagtgggccactgtgagaacgggatgctgggcaAGACTGAGCACTGGCCAGACCCAGTGGATGCTCTTCCTGGGCTCACCagccccccctttctcccttctctcccaccAACCTAGATTGTCCTCTTCCGCGAAGAGGAGGTGCTGGCCTGTGACTGTGACATGCCCAGCATCCACCAGCTCCTGTCCCAGATCCCTCAGGACCTGCCTTACGAGACCCTCATCGTCCGTGCCCACCAGCTCTTCCAGCGTCTCCCGCACTCCGAGCTGGCCAAGCAGGCAGCGCTTCAGCTCCAGAAGAGGTGAGAGGGGCCAGGACTTCGGGAGGAGGGGAAGTGTGATCCTGGGTTCCTCTCCCAGCAGGTGTGTGCATCCATGGGGTGAGGTAGGGCTCTGTTCTGCTTGTCCAAGGTCCTGGTCTTTGCAACGTCCATCCTCACCTGCTTCTGCTCCACAGAGCCActaagggagagaggagagggctgctcttcTCCAAAGATtcccaagttgttgtttttttaatgcacaaaaaATCCCATGGAAGTCAGAGGTGAAAAGTAAGAGAGTCcaccatgggcgtacccggggggggggggcacaataacaattgagctctgctgaCCGACAGccagccactgtgtgtgtgtgtgtgtgtgttgcgctgactgatcgttgcaagggagctttggaaactgagttcccttgcatggtgagtagttcctttgcgagggctgaggatcctgggaaactgagtttttcagccatttggggctttctgttggggagggggggaagttgtttttctgttttttgaagctgtttttgtttgctgttcacATAAtgatgtggtcagtaatctaaaaacgaaccgaacccctaaaaaacggggcattcctcatcccctaaaaaggtcaacaactttgagcttaaccccaaaaaacgggggtagatcactgctgaaagtagatcacagtctcttgggagttggccacgcctggtataagacatgtaactagaattaaaaaaaaattaaaaaattgcaagcaaataattgtaataactaccgtaataaagcactgctataattatatatataattttcctaaaattttggtttcattcacctttccgtgctgaaatgtcacaacctgaatgaccatggcttgcccccccccctagttttgatcctagGTACGCCCCTGGAGTCCACCCTgccagtgtgggaatgttcagggtggcaggagaggatattttgattattaatatccttcctaacttgcactagcaagtttctttacttagcagagtttgaTTCCCttttttacacagcagaaaactggcTGCAAActtgtgtgagtttcttaagacaataagcaattccatctggcttgtccagattgaaatgtgtccTAACatgttcctggtaagacccctttttAATCCCTCCGAAAAGAATAAAGACATAAGTAACAACAGGTAGCTTTTGTTAGgtcaggtaaggtcacgcccacccgcTAGTCACATGccaggaaggatgctccaggctaggaggaacaggaagttttgactggctggaccaaacattctcctgcatgtccactctagcaaaacaaggaatgttgtacttgactgctcccggtGGATTACGTCCCACAGCCAGGAGGTTTATCTGTTTCGCTAACTGACCCATTTCCTGCCCCTTTCTTTTCCCACCCCCCAGCATCAGCATTGGGACTTTCTCAGCCTTCCAGCAGGCTGCTTCGTGCCAACGCCCAGACGCCATCCTGCGCCAGCAGCGACACTTAACCACCAGCAAGGCAGAGGAGGCGGGCAGGCTCCTCCCTGCAGCCGAGCACAACCCTTTGGTGAAGGCCGCGGTCTGGGGCATCACAGCCACGCTGGGGGCCGCGGCACTGGCAGTCACGCAGACCGCCCTGGAGTGGGCTCCCGAGTTCCTCCTGCAGCTCTTCTGACCGTGAACGCAAGACGTTGTGCCCAGTGGAACTGGAGGACCGCCTCTTGGGGGCGCCCTAGCTCTGGGTTCCCTGCACTGAGCAAAGGGATCAACTCAAAGGccacccaactctatgattctgaccCAAAGACTCCTGAATGCTCTGCAGGGCAAAGGGCAGCCAAAACGCAAACCACTGGCCATCTTGCATGCACTTGCTAACAGCTCCGATTCCCTGCGGAGGAGCCGTGAGTGTTGCAGCGCCTGGGGAGGCTGCCCGTGTGCCAAGGGGCTGCCGGGTGCTTGACCCCTCAGCTCCCCACTGCCATTCCCCTTCCCTGCATGAGGGCTGGGGTCTCCACCTTCGCACAGCCGGTAACAGCATCTCTTTGAACATTGACAGGGAGGCTCTGCGCTTCCTTGCCCAACAGCTGCATCGCCACAGGCAACACATTCGGGGATGGGCCTCTTGGGCTGGCATAGCAGAGGTCAAATTGCACATGACCCAGGGCACAGAAGCATGGCTGAGGATTAGAGCAGCCGCCTTGTATGCAGACTGGTTTCAGTCCCTGGCGTTCTCCAGGAAGGGTGGGGTCCTGGGAAAGATCCCCTGTTTGAAACTCCAGAGATCCGCTGTCAGCCCACTGAGCTATAGATGGACCTGCATCTAACGTGGAACGAGGCAGCCTCCTATTCATATCTGAAGTGGCCTTGGCCCCATTGCATGAAAGCAATAGTTGCCTCTGCTTTGGGGCTTGGTGCCTGCTAAGTCTGCAAAGCCCTGCTGTCACCTCGGCATCTCTGGGGTCCCCTCTCTCCCCAGATGGAGAACAGCACGAGAGCCTTGAGGCGAGGGTTCCTCAAACCTTGGATGCTGCCACCAACGTGCTGATCATATATGTACACAGACTCAAGGCAAAAATCCCAAACCTAAAGGGATATTTACTCTGACCAACGCAGAGCCCATTGGCAATTTTAAGCAGTGAGGCTATCAATGTTTCCAACCCACCTGACACAGGGTGGAGCTGGGTGGGCTCACACGGGAGGTGCCACTAGCAGAGAGTTTGCAGAGCCTCTGAACAACCAGGCAAAGACAAGAGTCCCATTATAAATGGTTTATTTACTAGGGAGTGGAGGAACACAGGCACACAGCCGTTTAACCAAAATGAACAGCAGGAAGAGATCTGCTGCCAAACGGCCTGGAATATGCTTTGGATTCTTGGTTGCGATCGGAGGTGGAATGTTCTGTGGGCACCTTCGTTCCATGCCTGGATTTCAAGAGAGTCGAGTGGGGCCTCCTGTGAACTCTGCAGGGGCTCTCCTTTTCCGCCTCGGGCTCCCAGCCGCCTGCCTTGGCTTTCACGCACAAGAAATCTGGCCGTACCTCCTTGTATACAGGGCCAGACCTTCCAtgagacagagtgaggcagctgcctccggCGGCAGATTCTGAGGGGTGGAAAGTGGCTGGAGCTGTGTGCTGTCTGCCCTGGGGCTCAGAGGAGGGCTCTGTTCTGTCACCAGGACTGAGTAGAGTCAACTACCACTCTGGTCAGATTTTGTGCACAGAATAGGGAATGCCTTGTTTTGCCTTTTCCTCGTCTGGGTGGCGAGGCCGCCCCTCCCCCCATTTGCCAAATGAACCAGACGATGTGAGCCAAAACCGAGTGTGTGTGCATTTACTTACtttacatttgtatcctgcctttctctgcctcccccctgcCGAAGTGCTGGTCTGATCGCTCCTGTCCCCCATTCAATGTCCAGTTTCTCCCTTTACAGTTGTGGACCAGAAAGGCACACATTCAGTGGGAGTCCCGGTCCCCCCGCTGACCCCCCTACTCCGTCACACAACTTGCCTTGAAGGGGAGAACCAGGAGACCCAGACTATGTAGGGTTCAGTGAGACTTTGCTGAAAGCAAATGAAAGCTTTGTACAATAAATACTTTTGACTTTTCTCTTGGCCTGTGTTTCTGATGAACAATCCCTGTTGCTCTTCT from Lacerta agilis isolate rLacAgi1 chromosome 7, rLacAgi1.pri, whole genome shotgun sequence includes the following:
- the LOC117050396 gene encoding TBC1 domain family member 20-like, with the translated sequence MHEEQRQALQEQLTDVILHVLKTHPELHYYQGYHDIAVTLLLVSGERMAVALLERLSTLHLRDFMDPTMDSTKHILNYLMPILQQESPRLHDFMQRAEVGTIFALSWLITWYGHVLANFQHILRLYDFFLASHPLMAVYFAAAIVLFREEEVLACDCDMPSIHQLLSQIPQDLPYETLIVRAHQLFQRLPHSELAKQAALQLQKSISIGTFSAFQQAASCQRPDAILRQQRHLTTSKAEEAGRLLPAAEHNPLVKAAVWGITATLGAAALAVTQTALEWAPEFLLQLF